One segment of Desmodus rotundus isolate HL8 chromosome 6, HLdesRot8A.1, whole genome shotgun sequence DNA contains the following:
- the LOC112303706 gene encoding small ribosomal subunit protein eS25-like, whose amino-acid sequence NKNSRSTKRHQNWSDCWHSSSFAVPPKDDKKKKDTGKLAEKDKDPVNKSGVQAKKKKWSKGKARDKLNNLVLFDKATYDKLCNEVPNYKLITPAIVSEQLKVCGSLARAVPQELCSEGLIKLASKHRAQVIYTRHTKGGDAPAVGEDAWTTGSTSCTF is encoded by the coding sequence aacaaaaacagcaggagcactaaaagacatcaaaattggagTGATTGCTGGCACTCCTCGAGTTTCGCTGTGCCGCCCAAGGacgacaagaagaagaaagacactGGAAAATTGGCCgagaaagacaaagacccagTGAACAAATCTGGGGTCCAGGCCAAAAAGAAGAAGTGGTCCAAAGGCAAAGCTCGGGACAAGCTCAATAACCTAGTCTTGTTTGACAAAGCGACATATGACAAACTCTGTAACGAAGTTCCCAACTACAAGCTCATAACCCCAGCTATTGTCTCTGAGCAACTGAAGGTCTGCGGTTCCTTGGCCAGAGCAGTCCCTCAGGAGCTCTGTAGTGAAGGGCTTATTAAACTAGCTTCAAAGCACAGAGCTCAAGTAATTTACACCAGACACACCAAAGGTGGGGATGCCCCAGCTGTTGGTGAAGATGCATGGACAACAGGTTCCACCAGctgtacattttga